A single Lactuca sativa cultivar Salinas chromosome 8, Lsat_Salinas_v11, whole genome shotgun sequence DNA region contains:
- the LOC111904415 gene encoding chaperone protein dnaJ 20, chloroplastic produces MSLKMNFVLQKSDLMFKKESNINGTKMTTTISCRVKELPISNKKNLYQVLSLESQNVSFHDLKKAYRAKALQLHPDVSPSSIKEECTKQFVELREAYEVLSDPNSRRMYDLSLVESMGCGLEDHAYSGKGVQYSRMVWEMQLKGLKHRSDQRRNVQFV; encoded by the coding sequence ATGTCTTTGAAGATGAACTTTGTGTTGCAGAAAAGCGATCTGATGTTTAAGAAAGAGAGTAACATTAATGGCACCAAGATGACCACTACTATATCATGCAGGGTCAAAGAGCTGCCTATAAGTAACAAAAAGAATCTGTATCAAGTTCTTTCATTAGAATCACAGAATGTTAGTTTCCATGACCTCAAGAAAGCATATCGTGCAAAAGCTCTTCAACTTCATCCCGATGTTTCTCCATCTTCTATAAAGGAGGAATGCACAAAACAGTTTGTGGAGTTGCGAGAGGCATATGAGGTGCTTTCTGATCCAAATTCTCGAAGAATGTATGACTTGAGCTTGGTTGAATCTATGGGGTGTGGTCTTGAAGACCATGCTTACAGTGGAAAGGGAGTGCAGTATTCAAGAATGGTGTGGGAAATGCAACTTAAAGGATTAAAGCATCGATCGGACCAGAGAAGAAACGTTCAGTTTGTGTAG
- the LOC111904380 gene encoding heat stress transcription factor A-8 translates to MVKKSSETGGLTIAPFLSKCYEMVDDPSTDALISWSPTSDSFIVWNESEFTSELLPKYFKHSNYASFQRQLNIYGFRKIDTDRWEFANEGFIKGQKHLLKSINRKKVTHVTPHQKVTQEKAPESKLIHVTTHDENRYANLRKEVENLKTDKNALMQELVKQRQHQDNSQTKMLVLREQLKGMEKNQHQMLSFIVMAMQSPGFLAQLSTPVQTTWLKSESNSKTILKPVVEDTEDTEESVILPHEGAIVKYQPPVEFPQDGFEFELSSEEVKDLLKDFDPEVAFDERIESYDPFVIHDNGDDMLDQLLSSPFSEKNKSVKDFIDEEHGFEEIGLESMDRFRVLTEEFEKSLSVSTMES, encoded by the exons ATGGTGAAGAAATCATCGGAGACTGGTGGTTTAACGATTGCGCCATTTCTGTCTAAATGTTATGAGATGGTTGATGATCCTTCGACGGACGCTTTAATTTCATGGAGTCCGACTAGTGACAGTTTCATTGTTTGGAATGAATCCGAGTTTACTTCCGAATTGCTTCCCAAATATTTCAAGCACAGTAACTACGCCAGCTTTCAACGCCAACTCAATATCTAT GGGTTTAGGAAAATCGATACAGATAGATGGGAATTCGCAAACGAAGGATTCATCAAAGGCCAAAAGCATTTATTGAAGTCAATAAACAGAAAAAAAGTGACACATGTCACACCTCATCAAAAAGTTACACAAGAAAAAGCTCCAGAGTCCAAACTCATACATGTCACCACACATGATGAAAACCGATATGCAAACTTAAGAAAAGAAGTAGAGAATCTCAAGACAGATAAAAATGCCTTAATGCAAGAGCTTGTGAAACAAAGACAACATCAAGATAATTCACAAACAAAAATGTTAGTTCTTCGTGAACAGCTAAAAGGTATGGAAAAAAACCAACATCAAATGTTGTCATTCATAGTTATGGCAATGCAAAGCCCTGGTTTTTTAGCTCAATTATCAACTCCAGTTCAAACTACATGGCTCAAGAGTGAAAGTAATAGCAAAACCATATTGAAACCTGTTGTTGAAGATACTGAAGACACTGAAGAAAGTGTGATTCTTCCTCATGAAGGTGCAATTGTGAAATATCAACCACCAGTTGAATTCCCACAAGATGGATTTGAATTTGAGCTTAGTTCTGAAGAAGTGAAGGATTTGTTGAAGGATTTTGATCCTGAGGTGGCATTTGATGAGAGGATTGAAAGTTATGATCCGTTTGTGATCCATGATAATGGTGATGATATGTTGGATCAGCTTCTTTCGAGTCCTTTTTCAGAGAAAAATAAAAGTGTGAAAGATTTTATTGATGAAGAACATGGATTTGAGGAAATTGGATTGGAATCGATGGATAGGTTTAGAGTTTTGACAGAAGAGTTTGAGAAATCTTTGAGTGTGTCAACCATGGAATCTTGA